Proteins encoded by one window of Mechercharimyces sp. CAU 1602:
- a CDS encoding A24 family peptidase: MRVVIRIVEHTIYLFLIAILIAATITDIRERIIYDRFILIGLAFTLLFRSFYRSEPWWEYIGTGVGVFLVLFTIAVITNENSIGGGDVKLFAVIGLGLGWELFLAVFFLSHLLAGLWLLGVKMIRWHEVNRKTTLPFAPFILIGMIAVYLVSVNYG; the protein is encoded by the coding sequence GTGCGAGTGGTGATTCGAATAGTAGAACATACAATTTATCTTTTTCTTATCGCAATTTTGATCGCAGCAACTATTACAGATATAAGAGAGCGGATTATCTATGATCGTTTTATTCTCATAGGCTTGGCCTTTACCTTGCTCTTTCGTAGCTTTTATCGAAGTGAGCCGTGGTGGGAGTATATCGGTACAGGTGTAGGGGTGTTTCTCGTACTGTTTACGATTGCCGTAATCACAAACGAAAATTCGATTGGCGGCGGTGATGTCAAACTTTTCGCAGTAATTGGGCTGGGGTTGGGCTGGGAGCTATTTTTAGCGGTATTTTTTCTCTCTCATCTTCTTGCTGGGTTATGGTTACTTGGAGTGAAGATGATTCGCTGGCACGAGGTGAATAGGAAGACGACTCTTCCGTTTGCGCCTTTTATCTTGATCGGGATGATTGCTGTTTATCTGGTTTCAGTAAATTATGGATGA
- a CDS encoding YjgB family protein: protein MLRKRIYALTSICFGLAILLMNSGCSTDTTTSQETSVNKTTNQSDESTQAGKEKGEKKEIEKEPFQEGKFVLDEETLAIGANGKLTYIPFALGTQKAEIISKWGKPTLESNRNGADYFSYQNEAIRFYHQVGSKEVTTIEVALNQSKKEIISILGKPDQEISDPFSPGSDLLYLTGDYELYFTQVEVNEGSTYRLHYRWNEENRIKRSN, encoded by the coding sequence TTGCTTAGAAAAAGGATCTATGCTCTAACTTCGATATGTTTTGGACTTGCCATCCTTCTTATGAATAGTGGCTGTAGTACCGATACCACTACTTCACAGGAAACATCAGTAAACAAAACGACTAACCAAAGCGATGAATCAACACAGGCAGGAAAAGAAAAAGGGGAGAAAAAAGAAATTGAAAAAGAGCCTTTTCAAGAAGGAAAATTCGTCTTGGATGAGGAGACTCTCGCCATAGGAGCCAATGGAAAGCTTACTTATATTCCCTTTGCTCTTGGAACTCAAAAAGCAGAAATCATTAGCAAGTGGGGGAAACCTACTTTGGAATCCAACCGCAATGGAGCTGACTACTTTTCTTATCAAAATGAAGCAATCCGTTTCTATCACCAAGTAGGTAGCAAAGAAGTAACGACGATCGAGGTTGCTCTCAACCAATCAAAGAAAGAGATTATCTCTATTCTCGGTAAGCCCGATCAAGAGATATCCGATCCCTTTTCTCCTGGTTCAGACCTTCTATATCTAACGGGTGATTACGAACTATACTTTACTCAAGTTGAAGTAAATGAAGGAAGTACGTATCGTCTCCACTACCGTTGGAATGAAGAAAACCGAATTAAACGATCAAACTGA
- a CDS encoding flp pilus assembly protein CpaB, protein MQDAKRRAIIFLVVALLLAALAGYLFLQKVSAVDARIGNMVEVYIANKEIPSRQPLKKEYFDTVSIPEQYLQEGAITAGEIDAIALGNNSVPLEYLVSVVPLSEGQPLTKNILKMQSLLTTDDKRMVTLGQSDRVQFDGQFEANDRIDLIVSDKGGNDTVTKVFMKNVPIVGVSKDENGVVNAIGLEMTLKEAELFIHKQNFAINIRVLKAPNEENKSKGKQGAAEEKKPTVEQKVDPPAQSDPTKQNGTDEGMVTGEQEENEHE, encoded by the coding sequence ATGCAAGATGCTAAGAGAAGAGCCATCATTTTTTTAGTTGTTGCACTATTACTAGCGGCGTTAGCTGGGTATCTATTCTTACAAAAAGTGAGTGCGGTGGATGCGCGTATAGGTAACATGGTTGAAGTATACATAGCTAACAAAGAGATTCCATCACGCCAACCACTGAAGAAAGAATATTTCGATACAGTATCCATTCCTGAGCAGTACTTGCAAGAAGGTGCGATTACAGCAGGGGAGATTGATGCCATCGCACTTGGTAACAATAGTGTTCCGTTAGAGTACCTCGTCTCTGTAGTACCGTTGTCAGAAGGTCAGCCGTTGACGAAAAATATCTTGAAAATGCAGTCCCTTCTTACCACCGATGACAAGCGGATGGTTACATTAGGGCAATCAGATCGGGTTCAATTTGATGGTCAGTTTGAGGCTAATGATCGAATTGACCTTATAGTATCTGATAAAGGTGGAAATGATACCGTTACCAAAGTTTTTATGAAAAATGTACCTATCGTGGGTGTCTCTAAAGATGAAAATGGGGTTGTAAATGCAATCGGATTGGAAATGACGCTAAAAGAAGCTGAGCTTTTTATTCATAAACAAAATTTTGCTATCAATATTCGGGTACTAAAAGCACCTAACGAGGAGAACAAGTCTAAAGGAAAGCAAGGAGCGGCGGAAGAAAAGAAGCCTACAGTAGAACAAAAGGTAGATCCCCCAGCACAGTCGGACCCTACTAAGCAAAATGGGACGGATGAAGGGATGGTTACGGGTGAGCAAGAGGAGAACGAGCATGAGTAG